CCGGCGATCGGCAGCAGGCCGAGCACCGCACCCATGTTGATCACGGCCTGGGCCGTGATCCAGGTGGTCACGCCTCCCGCGGCATACCTGACGAAGGGGTCCTCCGTGCGTCCGGCCACGCGGATACCCGCATAGCCTAGAGCGGCGAAGAGGGCGAGCACCGACAGCGTCCCCGCGAGGCCCAGTTCCTCACCGGTGACGGCGAAGATGAAGTCGGTGTGCGCTTCGGGGAGTTGGCCCCATTTTTCCACACTCGCACCGAGCCCGGAGCCGAAGAGGCCACCGGAGGCGAGGGCGTAGATGCCGTGCACGGCCTGCCAGCAGGAGCCGTCCGGGCCCATCTCGGTGGCGCCGATGCAGGCGAAGCGGTCCAGCCGGTTGGAGTTGGTCTTGATCAGGACCGTGCCGATCGCCCCGGCGACCGCCAGCACCCCGACGAACAGCCGGGTGGGCGCTCCGGCCAGCCACAGCAGCCCGAACAGGATCGCGGTCAGGATGATGGCGGTGCCCATGTCACCGCCCAGCATGATGAGGCCGAGCAGCAGGAACGCCACCGGGACCAGCGGCACCAGCATGTGCTTCCACTGCGCCATCAGCCTCTTGTCCTGCTTGCGGGCGAGCAGGTCCGCGCCCCACAGGATCAGGGCGAGCTTGCCGAACTCGCTGGGCTGGATCTGGAAGGAGCCGCCGAGCGAGATCCAGTTCTGGTTGCCGTTGACCGCCACTCCTATCCCGGGCACCTGCACCAGCGCCATCAGGAAGACGGCGCCCGCGAGGATCGGGTAGGCGAGGGCCCGGTGCAGCTTCACCGGCATCCGGGAGGCCGCGTACAGCAGGCCGGCGCCGATCACGGCGGCCAGCAGCTGCTTGCGGAAGAAGTACGACCCGGGCAGCGACATCTGCAGCGCGGTGATCTGGGAGGCCGAGTAGACCATCACCAGCCCGAGCACGGTGATCAGCAGGCTGCCGCCGAGGATCAGGTAGTAGGCGGTCAGCGGCCGGTCCCAGGCCCGGCGGGCCCGCGTGAGGAGTCGTGCGACCGGGTTCTCGCAGGGGCCGGCCGGGGGCCGCACCGTCCGCCGCACCGGGGGACGGCCCGTACGGCTACCGGGCATGGCCGGCTCCCGTACGCCCGCCCCGGCCGTTCGCCCGCGGCGCGGCCGCGGACCGCCGCGGCGCCCTGCCGCCGGCGGGCTCCCGCCGGCCGGCCACCCCGTGCCACATCCGAGTCACCCGTCCCTCCAAAGGGTCCCGAAGCACCCGCCGTGGTCGAGACCCGCCGTCAGGCGCCCGCTTCGAGTTCGCGGACGGCCGCCGCGAACGCGTCACCACGCTGGTTGTAGTTGGCGAACATGTCCATCGAGGCGCAGGCCGGGGCCAGCAGCACCGTGTCGCCGGGCTCGGCGAGGCGCCGGGCCTCCTGGACAGCCGCGAGCATCGCCCCAGTGTCGGTCCGGTCGAGGTCGACGACGGGTACCTCGGGGGCGTGTCGCGCGAGCGCTTCGCGGATCAGCGCGCGGTCGGCGCCGATCAGCACGACCCCGCGCAGCCGCTTCGCCGACCCGGCCACCAGCTCGTCGAAGGTGGCGCCCTTGGCCAGTCCGCCCGCGATCCACACGATCGACTCGTACGCCGCCAACGAGGCCTGCGCGGCGTGGGTGTTGGTGGCCTTGGAGTCGTCCACGTAGGCGACCCCCGCCACATCGGCGACGTGGGCGATGCGGTGGGCGTCCGGCCTGAAGGCCCGCAGCCCGTCCCGTACGGCCTGCGGGGGCACGCCGAAGGCGCGGGCGAGGGCCGCCGCGGCGAGGGCGTTGGCGATGTTGTGCGGGGCCGGCGGGTGGACGTCGGCGACTTCGGCGAGCTCCTGCGCGTTCCTGTGCCGGTTCTCGACGAAGGCGCGGTCGACCAGGATGCCCTCCACGACGCCGAGTTGGGAGGGGGCCGGGGTGCCGAGGGTGAAGCCGACGGCCCGGCAGCCCTCCTCGACGTCCGCCTCGCGCACCAGGTCCTCGGTGGCCTTGTCGGCGACGTTGTAGACGCAGGCGACCCGATTGCCCTCGTAGACGCGGCCCTTGTCCCTGGCGTACGCCTCCATGGAGCCGTGCCAGTCCAGGTGGTCCGGGGCCAGGTTGAGGACGGCGGCGGAGTGGGCGCGCAGCGAGGGCGCCCAGTGCAGCTGGTAGCTGGACAGCTCGACGGCGAGGACGTCGTACTCCTCGTCGCCGAGGACGGCGTCCAGCAGCGAGACGCCGATGTTGCCGACGGCGGCGGTGCGCAGCCCGGCGGCCTCCAGGATCGACGCCAGCATCCGCACGGTGGTGGTCTTGCCGTTGGTGCCGGTCACGCAGAGCCAGGGCGCCGCGTCGGGGCGGCGCAGGCGCCAGGCCAGTTCGACGTCGCCCCAGATCTCCACTCCGGCCGCGCGGGCCGCCGTGAACAGCGGTTTGTCCGGCTGCCAGCCGGGCGCGGTGACGACCAGTCCGGTGCCGTCGGGCAGGGTGGCGCCGTCGCCGAGGCGCACGGTGACGCCCAGCGCCTCCAGTTCGGCGGCCTGCGCCCGGGCGCGCTCGTCGTCGCCGTCGTTGACCACGGTGACGATCGCGCCGAGCCCGTGCAGCACCTTGGCCGCCGGGACGCCGGAGACGCCGAGTCCGGCGACGGTGACGCGCTTTCCCTGCCAGTCGGTCACTTCTCTGCTGCCCATCCCGCGTAGAAGAGGCCCAGTCCGACGATCACACAGATGCCCTGGATGATCCAGAAACGGACCACCACGAGCACTTCGGACCAGCCCTTGAGTTCGAAGTGGTGCTGGAGCGGTGCCATCCGGAAGACCCGCTTGCCGGTGAGCCGGAAGGAGCCGACCTGGATGACCACCGACATGGTGATGAGGACGAACAGGCCGCCGAGGATGGCGAGCAGCAGCTCGGTGCGGGAGCAGATCGCGAGACCCGCGAGCACACCGCCGAGCGCCAGCGAACCGGTGTCGCCCATGAAGATCTTGGCCGGCGAGGTGTTCCACCACAGGAAGCCGAGGCAGGCGCCCATCAGCGCGGAGGCCACGACCGCGAGGTCGAGCGGGTCGCGGACCTCGTAGCAGGCGCCCGGGTTGGTCAGGGTGCCCGCGTTGGCGCAGGACTCCTGGAACTGCCACACGCCGATGAAGGTGTAGGCGCCGAAGACGAGGACGGAGGCGCCGGTGGCCAGACCGTCCAGACCGTCCGTCAGGTTCACGCCGTTCGACATGGCGAGGATCATGAAGAGCGCCCAGACCACGAACAGCACCGGGCCGATGGTCCACCCGAAGTCGGTGATGAACGACAGCTTGGTGGAGGCCGGGGTGTTGCCGCGGTTGTCGGCGAACTGGAGCGAGAGCACCGCGAAGGCGATGCCGACGATCAGCTGGCCCGCCATCTTCGCCTTGGCCCGCAGACCCAGCGAACGCCGCTTGACGATCTTGATGTAGTCGTCGAGGAAGCCGACCAGGCCCATGCCGACCATCAGGCCGAGCACCAGCAGACCCGAGTAGGTCGGGGGGTAACCGGTGATGACCTTGGACAGGAAGTACGCGGCGACCGTCGCCAGGATGAAGGCGATACCGCCCATGGTCGGCGTACCGCGCTTGCTGGCGTGCTCGCGCGGGCCGTCGTCACGGATGTACTGGCCGTAGCCCTTGCGCGCGAGGAGCTTGATCAGCAGCGGGGTGCCGACCAGCGTCAGGAAGAGGCCAATGACTCCCGCGAACAGGATCTGCTTCATCATCGGGCGGCAACCTCACCCTCGGCACCGGACTCGAGCAGCGCCTGGGCAACGCTTTCGAGCCCGACCGAACGGGACGCCTTCACGAGCACGACGTCCCCCGGGCGCAACTCGCTGCGCAACAGGTCGACCGCCGCCTGTGCGTCGGACACGTGCACCGACTCCTCACCCCACGAACCCTCGTTATATGCGCCCAGTTGCAGCCAGGCGGCTTCCCTGCCCCCGACCGCGACGAGCTTGCTGACGTTGAGCCGGACGGCGAGCCGTCCGACCGCGTCGTGCTCGGCGAGCGACTCGTCCCCGAGCTCGGCCATCTTGCCGAGCACCGCCCACGTACGACGCCCCTTGCCCATGGCCGCCAGCGCGCGCAGAGCGGCCTTCATGGACTCGGGGTTCGCGTTGTAGGCGTCGTTGACGACCGTCACGCCGTCCGGGCGCTCGGTGACCTCCATCCGCCAGCGGGAGAGGGAGCCCGCCTCGGAGAGCGCGGTGGCGATCTCTTCCGCGGACATGCCCAGCTCATGGGCGACGGCGGCCGCGGCGAGCGCGTTCGACACGTGGTGCTCACCGTACAGGCGCATGGTCACGTCGCTGCACCCGGAGGGTGTGTGAAGGGTGAAGGAGGGCTGCCCGGTGTCCGTCAACCGCACGTTCTCTGCGCGTACGTCCGC
Above is a genomic segment from Streptomyces glaucescens containing:
- the ftsW gene encoding putative lipid II flippase FtsW; this encodes MPGSRTGRPPVRRTVRPPAGPCENPVARLLTRARRAWDRPLTAYYLILGGSLLITVLGLVMVYSASQITALQMSLPGSYFFRKQLLAAVIGAGLLYAASRMPVKLHRALAYPILAGAVFLMALVQVPGIGVAVNGNQNWISLGGSFQIQPSEFGKLALILWGADLLARKQDKRLMAQWKHMLVPLVPVAFLLLGLIMLGGDMGTAIILTAILFGLLWLAGAPTRLFVGVLAVAGAIGTVLIKTNSNRLDRFACIGATEMGPDGSCWQAVHGIYALASGGLFGSGLGASVEKWGQLPEAHTDFIFAVTGEELGLAGTLSVLALFAALGYAGIRVAGRTEDPFVRYAAGGVTTWITAQAVINMGAVLGLLPIAGVPLPLFSYGGSALLPTMFAIGLLIAFARDEPAARAALAMRQPRFGRKRGAGGPAGPRRWNTMRRRTSAVRTSGER
- the murD gene encoding UDP-N-acetylmuramoyl-L-alanine--D-glutamate ligase, whose protein sequence is MGSREVTDWQGKRVTVAGLGVSGVPAAKVLHGLGAIVTVVNDGDDERARAQAAELEALGVTVRLGDGATLPDGTGLVVTAPGWQPDKPLFTAARAAGVEIWGDVELAWRLRRPDAAPWLCVTGTNGKTTTVRMLASILEAAGLRTAAVGNIGVSLLDAVLGDEEYDVLAVELSSYQLHWAPSLRAHSAAVLNLAPDHLDWHGSMEAYARDKGRVYEGNRVACVYNVADKATEDLVREADVEEGCRAVGFTLGTPAPSQLGVVEGILVDRAFVENRHRNAQELAEVADVHPPAPHNIANALAAAALARAFGVPPQAVRDGLRAFRPDAHRIAHVADVAGVAYVDDSKATNTHAAQASLAAYESIVWIAGGLAKGATFDELVAGSAKRLRGVVLIGADRALIREALARHAPEVPVVDLDRTDTGAMLAAVQEARRLAEPGDTVLLAPACASMDMFANYNQRGDAFAAAVRELEAGA
- the mraY gene encoding phospho-N-acetylmuramoyl-pentapeptide-transferase, with the translated sequence MKQILFAGVIGLFLTLVGTPLLIKLLARKGYGQYIRDDGPREHASKRGTPTMGGIAFILATVAAYFLSKVITGYPPTYSGLLVLGLMVGMGLVGFLDDYIKIVKRRSLGLRAKAKMAGQLIVGIAFAVLSLQFADNRGNTPASTKLSFITDFGWTIGPVLFVVWALFMILAMSNGVNLTDGLDGLATGASVLVFGAYTFIGVWQFQESCANAGTLTNPGACYEVRDPLDLAVVASALMGACLGFLWWNTSPAKIFMGDTGSLALGGVLAGLAICSRTELLLAILGGLFVLITMSVVIQVGSFRLTGKRVFRMAPLQHHFELKGWSEVLVVVRFWIIQGICVIVGLGLFYAGWAAEK